From the genome of Amycolatopsis sp. NBC_01488, one region includes:
- a CDS encoding ESX secretion-associated protein EspG translates to MIRVSASAFDILWTDLGHDRPPEPLTVRSVGATEEERAEVRSAVYENLAERGLYDGALAPALAARLDLLAGGEVFVACEALADMTAAAPFRAVTASGGGHGVLATQPEQTIGLDSIRPAEVCTALVDVLPELTAGPGYGVNLAASALSGASGSASTSAQQQEVLAIQARPVYAAGQFSVSRRTASGRVERVGGLTWFDTDVGAYCATRTPGRGGQEWVNVTPVDSARLASRIAALITPED, encoded by the coding sequence TTGATCCGCGTCTCGGCGTCGGCGTTCGACATCCTCTGGACCGACCTCGGGCACGACCGGCCGCCGGAGCCGCTGACCGTGCGCAGCGTCGGCGCGACCGAGGAGGAACGCGCCGAGGTGCGCTCGGCGGTGTACGAGAACCTCGCCGAGCGGGGCCTGTACGACGGCGCTTTGGCACCGGCGCTGGCCGCGCGTCTGGATCTCCTGGCGGGCGGCGAGGTGTTCGTGGCGTGCGAGGCGCTGGCGGACATGACGGCGGCGGCCCCGTTCCGCGCGGTCACGGCGAGCGGTGGCGGCCACGGCGTGCTGGCGACCCAGCCGGAGCAGACGATCGGCCTGGACTCGATCCGCCCGGCCGAGGTCTGCACGGCCCTGGTCGACGTCTTGCCGGAACTGACGGCGGGGCCCGGCTACGGCGTCAACCTGGCGGCGTCGGCGCTTTCGGGCGCATCGGGTTCGGCGTCGACGTCCGCGCAGCAGCAGGAGGTCCTGGCGATCCAGGCCCGGCCGGTGTACGCGGCGGGCCAGTTCAGCGTGAGCCGGCGTACGGCGTCGGGCCGGGTGGAGCGGGTGGGCGGCCTGACGTGGTTCGACACCGACGTCGGCGCGTACTGCGCGACCAGGACGCCGGGGCGAGGTGGGCAGGAGTGGGTGAACGTGACCCCGGTCGACAGCGCCCGGCTCGCTTCCCGCATCGCCGCCCTGATCACCCCGGAGGACTGA
- a CDS encoding DUF3558 domain-containing protein has product MAERVKLLGVPAVLLLLAGCGQQRTAEPAAGHSSAPATATAGQPPVVAWTGLAAIDPCALLDPQDRSTAGVSVLGKPKDIAGARACDWTVPGAFGVTVTLSDTDGLADLEVAKKTATKTKVGTHPALQVADKKAADGTCAVLLGVGDAASVQIDVSNTGFSDTPLACRRAGTVAGLVEPKLP; this is encoded by the coding sequence GTGGCTGAGCGCGTGAAGCTCCTGGGGGTCCCGGCCGTTCTCCTGCTGCTCGCCGGCTGCGGGCAGCAGCGAACCGCCGAACCGGCCGCCGGTCATTCTTCGGCGCCCGCCACCGCCACGGCCGGGCAGCCGCCCGTCGTCGCGTGGACCGGCCTTGCCGCGATCGACCCGTGCGCGCTGCTCGACCCGCAGGACCGCTCGACCGCCGGGGTGAGCGTGCTCGGCAAGCCCAAGGACATCGCGGGTGCCCGCGCGTGCGACTGGACCGTGCCCGGCGCCTTCGGCGTCACCGTGACCCTCAGCGATACCGACGGACTGGCCGACCTCGAGGTCGCGAAGAAGACGGCCACCAAGACCAAGGTCGGCACGCACCCGGCGCTGCAGGTGGCGGACAAGAAGGCCGCCGACGGCACCTGCGCGGTGCTGCTCGGGGTGGGCGACGCGGCCAGCGTCCAGATCGACGTCAGCAACACCGGCTTCTCGGACACCCCGCTCGCGTGCCGCCGCGCGGGCACGGTGGCCGGGCTGGTCGAGCCCAAGCTGCCCTGA
- a CDS encoding PPE domain-containing protein, whose amino-acid sequence MSEAPVPTARYEAYSHEAMAAEVARDNDPVAAGEAGARWDGLAKRLHESTADLAALVASSEENWRGRAGDAARAAVDRAARWLSHSAAVSASVGSAVSAQAEAAARARADMPPPVTYDPAAMIRDAASSGNVLVLAGLADEMAARRAEAEAARQKAIDVMRTRDEALRGHVPAETFADPPTLGPA is encoded by the coding sequence GTGTCCGAAGCCCCAGTGCCCACCGCGAGGTACGAGGCCTACAGCCACGAGGCGATGGCCGCGGAGGTGGCGCGGGACAACGACCCGGTCGCCGCGGGCGAGGCGGGCGCGCGCTGGGACGGGCTGGCGAAACGGCTGCACGAGTCGACCGCCGACCTCGCCGCGCTGGTCGCGTCTTCGGAAGAGAACTGGCGTGGCCGGGCGGGCGACGCGGCGCGCGCGGCGGTGGACCGGGCCGCGCGGTGGCTGTCGCACTCCGCCGCGGTGTCGGCGTCGGTGGGCAGCGCGGTGAGCGCGCAGGCGGAGGCGGCCGCGCGGGCCCGCGCCGACATGCCGCCGCCGGTGACGTACGACCCGGCGGCGATGATCCGCGACGCCGCGTCGTCCGGGAACGTGCTCGTCCTGGCCGGGCTGGCCGACGAGATGGCCGCCCGCCGCGCCGAAGCGGAAGCCGCGCGGCAGAAGGCGATCGACGTCATGCGGACCCGTGACGAGGCCCTGCGCGGCCACGTGCCCGCCGAGACGTTCGCCGACCCGCCCACGCTGGGGCCGGCTTGA